In Drosophila pseudoobscura strain MV-25-SWS-2005 chromosome 4, UCI_Dpse_MV25, whole genome shotgun sequence, the following proteins share a genomic window:
- the LOC117184093 gene encoding uncharacterized protein: MSCEERRTERGVRGCFSWTHPLQEPGYPARNDAPNEACVAASPGHIRFRDPDILRRTTHQTKRAWLFLQGQTATVIVPKGPTKADILEILINSSNARDPRRRRTTTKARQEPPVDWEIIEELILRPTPREFQVHPEVLSWENLCGDVVSWPRIDQIIEGHDSDPDHVNITGDVAQTYRDPSPGNAARATFTHAQGPSQVNPDQVAEEHAQGPGHATVGEAADYTAPGPSPDEGAEAITIPDGLPGATARGYRQQFEPTEFEKEVLRWEEPPLPALFGALDTLNLLERIDGLDIAPEDAGLPAVSNFDAILRPEDIAPEDAGLPAVSNFDAILRPEDIATEDAELPDACDLDAILHPEGGRPEIPETSTPNPAVRWVTGEADWRVRTPDGRLPDTLKARLLAQLVNPRRKDVRFLAEADNTFFQVHISKTSKVTIRSRAPRSKERV, translated from the exons ATGTCCTGCGAGGAACGACGCACCGAACGAGGCGTGCGTGGCTGCTTCTCCTGGACCCATCCGCTTCAGGAACCCGGATATCCTGCGAGGAACGACGCACCGAACGAGGCGTGCGTGGCCGCTTCTCCTGGACACATCCGCTTCCGGGACCCGGACATCCTTCGAAGAACGACGCACCAAACGAAGCGGGCGTGGCTGTTCCTTCAAGGGCAAACCGCAACCGTGATTGTACCGAAGGGACCAACCAAGGCCGACATTTTGGAGATTCTCATTAA CTCATCGAATGCGAGAGACCCCCGCCGTCGGAGAACTACGACAAAAGCCAGGCAGGAGCCCCCAGTCGACTGGGAGATCATCGAGGAACTGATTCTTCGCCCCACTCCACGAGAATTCCAAGTCCACCCAGAGGTCCTCAGCTGGGAAAATTTATGCGGCGACGTCGTAAGCTGGCCCCGCATCGACCAGATCATCGAGGGGCACGATTCAGACCCCGATCACGTCAATATTACAGGAGACGTGGCCCAGACGTACAGGGACCCAAGCCCTGGCAACGCCGCCAGAGCCACGTTCACCCATGCTCAGGGCCCCAGCCAGGTCAACCCCGACCAGGTCGCCGAAGAGCACGCGCAGGGCCCTGGACACGCCACCGTAGGAGAAGCAGCCGACTACACCGCTCCGGGTCCGAGCCCCGACGAGGGGGCAGAGGCCATCACTATCCCTGACGGGCTGCCAGGTGCCACCGCACGCGGATACCGCCAGCAATTCGAGCCGACGGAGTTCGAAAAAGAGGTGCTCCGCTGGGAAGAGCCACCGCTTCCGGCACTCTTCGGGGCCCTTGATACGCTCAACCTTCTCGAACGGATAGACGGGTTGGACATCGCCCCCGAAGATGCAGGACTACCGGCCGTCAGCAATTTTGACGCCATCCTGCGTCCCGAGGACATCGCCCCCGAAGATGCAGGACTACCGGCCGTCAGCAACTTTGACGCCATCCTGCGTCCCGAAGACATCGCCACCGAAGACGCAGAGCTACCGGACGCCTGCGATCTGGACGCCATCCTACATCCCGAAGGCGGCCGTCCGGAGATACCAGAAACGTCGACCCCCAACCCAGCCGTTCGTTGGGTGACTGGGGAGGCGGATTGGAGAGTACGTACGCCCGACGGCCGGCTGCCAGACACCCTGAAAGCCCGGCTCCTGGCACAACTCGTCAACCCGCGGCGTAAAGATGTCCGATTCTTGGCAGAGGCGGACAACACCTTCTTCCAGGTCCACATCAGCAAGACGAGCAAAGTGACTATTCGCTCACGGGCCCCCCGAAGTAAGGAGAGGGTGTGA